Proteins encoded by one window of Elaeis guineensis isolate ETL-2024a chromosome 12, EG11, whole genome shotgun sequence:
- the LOC105054638 gene encoding uncharacterized protein — translation MASSRSISPPASPPRPYPSTDRFSDSLCFLQYTASLKCLEANRDKSKCQQQFDDYKECKKKEREARLERNRKKSFFH, via the exons ATGGCGTCGTCGCGCTCCATCTCGCCTCCCGCTTCTCCTCCTCGTCCTTATCCGAGTACTGACAGGTTCTCGGACTCCCTTTGCTTTCTCCAGTACACCGCTTCTCTCAAAT GCCTAGAAGCTAATCGGGACAAGAGCAAATGTCAACAGcaatttgatgattacaaagaatgcaagaagaaagag AGGGAGGCCAGGTTAGAAAGAAATCGGAAAAAATCTTTCTTCCACTAG